One Papaver somniferum cultivar HN1 unplaced genomic scaffold, ASM357369v1 unplaced-scaffold_76, whole genome shotgun sequence genomic window carries:
- the LOC113344288 gene encoding N-methyltransferase 4-like has product MDSKDQQGEKKSSGAKILERLVKGEIGDEELKELIRVRFEKRLQCGYKPTPQDQLASEMAFIKSLKDMKMSGELEAVNTELYELPTAAVAATLGSTLKQSACYFKEESMSIDEAEIAAYELDCERAQIKDGQTILDIGCGFGGLVLHIAQKYKNSHVTGLTNSAEQRNYIMLQVEKLDLSNVDVILADVTKYEFENEKKFDRILVVEAIEHMKNIQLFLKKISNWMKDEDSFLFVVHLCHKAFSQHFEALDEDDWYTSYVLPEGSVTYLSASALLYFQDDVSVVDQWLLSGTHMARSQEEWFKRFKINLEAASKALTVGLGSEEAANQVNIQYKTFFMGYVVQFSFNNGEEWMISHYLFKKK; this is encoded by the exons ATGGATTCTAAAGATCAACAAGGAGAAAAGAAGTCAAGTGGTGCAAAAATATTAGAGAGATTGGTGAAGGGAGAAATTGGAGATGAGGAATTGAAGGAGCTCATTAGAGTTCGGTTTGAAAAGAGATTGCAATGTGGTTATAAACCCACTCCCCAAGACCAACTTGCTTCCGAGATGGCCTTCATAAAAT CCTTGAAAGATATGAAGATGTCAGGAGAATTGGAGGCTGTGAACACCGAGCTATATGAATTACCTACAGCTGCTGTTGCAGCCACTCTTGGAAGCACCCTCAAACAAAG TGCTTGTTACTTCAAAGAGGAATCCATGTCGATAGACGAAGCAGAGATCGCTGCATACGAGTTGGACTGCGAACGAGCACAAATAAAAGACGGGCAAACTATACTTGACATTGGTTGCGGCTTCGGGGGTTTAGTTCTTCATATTGCTCAGAAATATAAGAATTCTCATGTTACAGGATTGACTAATTCCGCCGAGCAAAGAAATTATATTATGTTGCAAGTAGA GAAGCTTGACTTATCGAATGTGGACGTCATATTAGCTGATGTGACTAAGTACGAATTCGAAAATGAGAAAAAATTTGATCGAATATTAGTTGTCGAAGCCATAGAG CACATGAAAAACATTCAGCTGTTTCTGAAGAAAATCTCAAACTGGATGAAAGATGAAGATAGTTTCCTTTTTGTGGTGCACCTTTGCCACAAGGCATTTAGTCAACATTTTGAG GCACTTGATGAGGATGATTGGTACACCAGTTACGTACTTCCAGAAGGGAGCGTGACTTACCTGtctgcttcagctcttctatATTTTCAG GATGATGTCTCCGTCGTGGACCAATGGTTGTTGAGCGGAACGCACATGGCACGTTCACA GGAGGAATGGTTCAAGAGATTTAAAATAAATTTGGAAGCCGCAAGTAAAGCACTAACGGTGGGACTTGGAAGTGAAGAAGCAGCGAACCAAGTTAATATTCAGTATAAGACATTCTTTATGGGGTATGTCGTGCAATTCTCATTTAACAATGGAGAAGAATGGATGATTTCACATTATCTCTTCAAGAAAAAGTAA